Proteins encoded by one window of Fibrobacter sp.:
- the infA gene encoding translation initiation factor IF-1: MAKEEGIQVEGVVLEALPNAFFRVQLGNGHEILAHVSGKMRRHFIRILPDDKVLVEISPYDLNRGRITYRYK; the protein is encoded by the coding sequence GTGGCTAAAGAAGAAGGCATTCAAGTAGAAGGCGTTGTGTTGGAAGCACTCCCCAACGCATTCTTCCGTGTCCAGCTCGGAAATGGTCATGAGATTCTTGCTCATGTGTCAGGAAAGATGCGTCGGCATTTCATTAGAATTTTGCCCGACGATAAAGTGTTGGTAGAGATTTCGCCTTACGATCTCAATCGTGGTCGAATCACATACCGTTACAAGTAA
- the rpmJ gene encoding 50S ribosomal protein L36: MKIKASIKPRCENCKIIRRKGVLRIICSKNPRHKQKQG; encoded by the coding sequence ATGAAAATCAAAGCCTCCATCAAACCCAGATGTGAAAACTGCAAGATCATCCGTCGTAAGGGTGTATTGCGCATCATCTGTTCGAAGAACCCCCGTCACAAGCAGAAGCAGGGATAA
- the rpsM gene encoding 30S ribosomal protein S13, translated as MARIAGVDLPRNKTVEYGLTAIYGVGLFTANKVCAQLGIDKTKKCDDLTEEEQGKIRHLLEDEYSVEGQLRAEITLNIKRLQDIGCYRGIRHRKGLPVRGQRSRTNARTRKGPKKTVANKKK; from the coding sequence ATGGCACGTATCGCTGGTGTCGATTTACCGAGAAACAAGACTGTTGAATACGGTCTGACGGCAATCTATGGTGTCGGTCTGTTCACCGCTAATAAGGTCTGTGCTCAGCTGGGCATTGACAAGACCAAGAAGTGTGACGACCTGACTGAAGAAGAACAAGGTAAGATTCGTCATCTCTTGGAAGACGAATACTCTGTGGAAGGTCAGCTCCGCGCAGAAATCACCTTGAACATTAAGCGTCTGCAGGATATTGGCTGCTATCGTGGTATCCGCCACCGCAAGGGCCTCCCGGTCCGCGGTCAGCGTTCCCGCACCAATGCTCGTACTCGTAAGGGTCCGAAGAAGACTGTGGCTAACAAGAAGAAGTAA
- the rpsK gene encoding 30S ribosomal protein S11 → MDVQGIACVFASFNNTIVSITDARGNVVAWGSPGNSGFKGSRKSTPFAAQLAAEVAARKAFDLGMRKVDVRVKGAGGGRESAVRAIKNAGLEVLSIRDVTGVPHNGCRPKKKRRV, encoded by the coding sequence ATTGACGTTCAGGGCATTGCTTGCGTGTTCGCTTCCTTCAATAACACAATCGTTTCTATTACCGATGCTCGCGGTAACGTTGTAGCTTGGGGCTCTCCCGGTAACTCCGGTTTCAAGGGCTCTCGTAAGAGCACTCCGTTTGCTGCACAGCTCGCTGCTGAAGTCGCTGCTCGCAAGGCTTTCGACCTCGGTATGCGCAAGGTTGATGTCCGCGTCAAGGGCGCAGGTGGTGGTCGTGAATCCGCTGTCCGTGCTATCAAGAATGCGGGCCTCGAAGTTCTCTCTATTCGAGACGTGACGGGCGTTCCGCACAATGGTTGCCGTCCTAAAAAGAAGAGAAGAGTCTAA
- a CDS encoding DNA-directed RNA polymerase subunit alpha — translation MMWKSLQMPRSFQKVETGEDGRYAKFVVEALERGWGITLGNALRRTLLSSLQGAAIVSVKIEGVDKEFSTVPGVKEDVTDIILNLKSLRVKLLSDHDETLRLDMSGDGEVTAKDFMDNPNVAILTPDVHIATLNGNASLSLEVKISSGRGYVTADELKDKDAPIGVIAMDANFNPVQKVAMHISDTRVGQKTDYNRLELEITTDGSIDPEDALAYAAKLLVDHLEIFINFEGDLESPEELELDEERQRIATLLRTRVDDLELSVRSSNCLRMANIHTVGELVRNKENDMLKYKNFGRKSLVELNEVLTSMGLSFGMDVDDYLKD, via the coding sequence ATGATGTGGAAATCACTTCAGATGCCGCGCAGCTTCCAGAAAGTTGAGACCGGCGAAGATGGCCGCTACGCCAAGTTTGTCGTAGAAGCCTTGGAACGTGGCTGGGGTATCACCCTGGGTAACGCCCTTCGTCGTACGCTTCTCTCTTCTCTGCAGGGTGCGGCAATTGTCTCCGTCAAGATTGAAGGCGTGGACAAGGAATTTTCTACTGTTCCCGGTGTTAAGGAAGATGTCACTGACATTATCCTCAACTTGAAGAGCCTGCGCGTCAAGCTCCTGTCCGACCATGACGAAACCCTTCGCCTGGATATGTCCGGCGACGGTGAAGTTACTGCTAAGGACTTCATGGATAATCCGAATGTCGCTATCCTGACTCCGGATGTTCATATCGCAACGCTGAACGGTAATGCATCCCTGTCTCTGGAAGTGAAGATTTCCAGCGGCCGTGGCTACGTTACTGCCGACGAATTGAAGGACAAGGACGCTCCCATCGGTGTTATCGCCATGGACGCCAACTTCAATCCGGTGCAGAAAGTCGCAATGCACATCAGCGATACCCGCGTTGGCCAGAAGACGGACTACAACCGTCTGGAACTTGAGATTACTACTGACGGCTCCATCGATCCCGAAGACGCTCTTGCCTATGCTGCAAAGCTCCTCGTTGATCACCTGGAAATCTTCATCAACTTCGAAGGCGATCTCGAATCTCCTGAAGAACTCGAACTTGACGAAGAACGTCAGCGTATCGCAACGCTCCTGCGCACCCGCGTGGACGATCTGGAACTTTCCGTTCGCTCCAGCAACTGCCTCCGTATGGCAAACATCCATACCGTTGGCGAACTTGTGCGCAACAAGGAAAACGATATGCTCAAATACAAGAACTTCGGTCGTAAGTCCTTGGTTGAACTTAACGAAGTATTGACCTCCATGGGCCTCAGCTTTGGTATGGACGTCGATGACTACTTGAAGGATTAA
- a CDS encoding polysaccharide biosynthesis/export family protein produces the protein MSRIVAIICFLSALVLADDALFSSGVTAKRSSGPSVRSSVALTPTYAEVAVDSAYVLGPGDFLDIMLEENYMSVQVYPDGSVAIEECGVVNVGGKTFAEAREMILDLAAKRYKREFCFVQLAALKKFRVNAMGAVNMVGQHLVDAQTRLSFFIRQAGGFVANADADSILIFRGKDTLRVNYRKMSSEGIFENDIMLEQGDNVYVPYVSMGENIALIFPGVRTSVKYSPDRTVQDYFDIAEGGRLHNFGYKSVCIREPGKPPSWISLGEMKTTKVPPNTEIEFSVQEMLVYVGGAVNFLGRYPYDPNWHAIDYAAAAGINTITGTWRQIKVWRGTEPEALTLSVTEDPILPGDYIEVPKSHYESFKDFTLFLASLLTVISSAFIIYVNYK, from the coding sequence ATGTCTCGTATAGTCGCAATCATTTGTTTTTTATCTGCGCTGGTCTTAGCCGACGACGCTCTGTTTTCTAGCGGAGTCACGGCCAAGAGATCCAGCGGTCCTTCTGTCCGCAGCTCTGTTGCTTTGACTCCCACCTATGCCGAAGTTGCTGTAGACTCCGCATACGTCCTTGGTCCTGGAGATTTCCTGGACATTATGCTGGAAGAAAACTACATGTCTGTCCAGGTGTATCCTGATGGCTCTGTAGCTATTGAAGAATGTGGTGTTGTTAACGTTGGCGGAAAGACCTTCGCTGAAGCCAGAGAAATGATTCTTGACCTTGCTGCCAAGCGTTACAAGCGTGAGTTCTGTTTTGTCCAGCTGGCTGCTCTCAAGAAGTTCAGAGTGAATGCCATGGGCGCAGTGAACATGGTGGGCCAGCATCTTGTGGATGCCCAGACCCGTCTGAGTTTCTTTATTCGTCAGGCTGGTGGTTTTGTGGCCAACGCAGATGCGGATAGTATCTTGATCTTTAGAGGCAAGGATACTCTGCGTGTCAATTACCGCAAGATGTCGTCTGAAGGTATTTTCGAGAATGATATCATGCTGGAACAGGGAGATAACGTGTACGTTCCCTATGTTTCCATGGGCGAGAACATCGCCTTGATTTTCCCTGGGGTGAGAACCAGCGTCAAGTACAGTCCCGATCGTACTGTACAGGACTACTTTGATATCGCGGAAGGTGGACGTCTTCACAATTTTGGTTACAAGTCCGTTTGCATACGTGAACCGGGCAAGCCCCCTAGCTGGATCTCTCTCGGCGAGATGAAGACTACCAAGGTACCTCCCAATACGGAAATAGAATTTTCCGTACAGGAAATGCTGGTGTATGTGGGCGGAGCCGTGAACTTCCTCGGTCGTTACCCTTATGATCCCAATTGGCATGCCATTGACTACGCTGCTGCTGCTGGAATCAATACGATTACCGGCACCTGGAGGCAGATCAAGGTGTGGCGCGGCACGGAACCTGAGGCTTTGACTTTGAGTGTTACCGAGGATCCGATCCTGCCTGGCGATTACATTGAAGTTCCCAAGAGCCATTATGAATCCTTCAAGGATTTTACCTTGTTCTTGGCATCTCTCCTGACGGTGATTTCCTCCGCCTTCATCATTTACGTGAACTATAAGTAG